In Ictalurus punctatus breed USDA103 chromosome 3, Coco_2.0, whole genome shotgun sequence, the following are encoded in one genomic region:
- the LOC128632727 gene encoding inactive pancreatic lipase-related protein 1 gives MGHHADQFKVPNGVDKMRFQLNTGDARPFSRYRYKVTVTIDGSRTNVGYFKVALYGVDGNTRQYQIHNGMMSPGSTYELLIDVEKDVDELTRVKFIWNNNVLNPLLPKFGATQIIVQRGRDRKTFKFCGSEQVRKNVVQTLSPCQ, from the exons ATGGGACACCATGCTGACCAATTTAAAGTGCCCAATGGAGTGGATAAGATGAGGTTCCAACTGAACACAGGCGATGCTCGGCCCTTCTCAC GTTATCGCTATAAGGTGACCGTCACTATTGATGGCTCTCGAACTAATGTAGGATACTTCAAAGTGGCTTTATATGGTGTTGATGGAAATACTCGCCAGTATCAGATTCACAA TGGCATGATGTCACCTGGTAGTACCTATGAGCTCCTCATCGATGTTGAAAAGGACGTTGATGAATTGACTCGTGTAAAGTTTATATGGAACAACAATGTATTAAACCCTTTGCTGCCTAAGTTTGGTGCCACTCAAATCATAGTGCAGAGAGGCCGGGACAGGAAAAC GTTCAAGTTCTGTGGAAGTGAGCAGGTACGAAAGAATGTCGTTCAGACCCTGTCTCCCTG